A region of Vigna radiata var. radiata cultivar VC1973A unplaced genomic scaffold, Vradiata_ver6 scaffold_48, whole genome shotgun sequence DNA encodes the following proteins:
- the LOC106752798 gene encoding nodulin-21-like produces the protein MATATSNGLVSQNHVGAVHPSPANKSDDKKKTEKVSEDDAKINYMERAQWLRPAVLGANDGLVSVASLMMGVGAVKKDPKAMLLAGFAGLVSGACGMAIGEFVAVYTQYDVEIGQMKRDMEMSVGGEKDLEMEMEKRTLPNPLQATLASAVSFSIGALIPLLSAAFVQCYMTRLIVLVATATLALVVFGRVAAQLGKTPKFKSHVRFLLGGWIAMAITFGLTKLLGTSDLM, from the coding sequence ATGGCTACTGCTACATCCAATGGTTTGGTGTCACAAAACCATGTAGGAGCAGTGCATCCAAGTCCAGCAAACAAAAGTGATGAtaagaagaaaacagaaaaagttaGCGAAGATGATGCGAAAATAAACTATATGGAAAGAGCGCAGTGGCTTCGTCCAGCAGTTTTAGGAGCCAATGATGGGTTGGTTTCGGTTGCTTCATTGATGATGGGTGTAGGAGCCGTTAAAAAAGACCCAAAGGCTATGCTACTTGCTGGTTTTGCAGGGCTGGTTTCAGGGGCTTGTGGTATGGCGATAGGAGAGTTCGTTGCAGTGTACACTCAGTATGATGTTGAGATTGGTCAAATGAAGAGAGATATGGAGATGAGTGTAGGAGGGGAAAAGGACTTGGAGATGGAAATGGAGAAAAGAACATTACCTAATCCACTGCAAGCTACTTTGGCATCTGCAGTATCCTTTTCTATAGGTGCATTGATACCTCTACTTTCTGCCGCTTTCGTACAATGTTACATGACAAGGCTTATTGTTCTTGTGGCAACGGCTACCTTGGCTTTGGTGGTCTTTGGAAGAGTGGCGGCTCAACTGGGAAAAACTCCAAAGTTCAAATCTCATGTAAGATTCCTTCTTGGAGGATGGATAGCCATGGCCATCACCTTTGGGTTAACCAAGTTACTGGGTACTAGTGATTTAATGTAG